The following proteins come from a genomic window of Anaerobutyricum hallii:
- a CDS encoding sensor histidine kinase, with amino-acid sequence MNHKEKQSITHYISIRFAAIILIMAAIMILFISYFSNKTIYFDIRRQIRRESRYDFLNVEVRNGKILVDKNFIFRENHVQKLVLDNKGRTIRGHYPDKELNNYPLNQWDFRRVKCSSGYYYIFDRPFLKKDIITNKQILVIIRNIGKETDFNSQYQAMKYISYTFTFVISIIGLLLIGAVSSRLTIPMKEIKDTADTIGIEGNLAKRIESATAFKEMDAMIQANNRMMDRLEDLFHQQQQFTSDVAHELRTPASIISAECQYLKKYGGTINDYMDSLTVIARQNAKTNEIITQLLQLSRLEQGRIKEDFEYSCLKDLIESICEAEPLRMQKQISVQYDLKNISIYMNISLMAIAIKNLINNAMKYSENQSFVKLRLWEKDNLAIFEIEDHGCGMDEETQKHIYDRFYRADKSRNTPGFGLGLSLVQKITELHKGSISVKSKVNEGSIFTLSLPKEAAISNMRSQEAF; translated from the coding sequence ATAAAACAATTTACTTTGATATCAGAAGGCAGATCCGCCGGGAAAGCCGTTATGATTTTCTTAACGTTGAAGTCCGAAATGGGAAAATTTTAGTAGACAAAAATTTTATTTTCCGGGAAAATCATGTACAAAAACTTGTTTTAGATAATAAGGGCCGAACAATCCGCGGTCATTATCCAGACAAAGAATTAAACAATTATCCTCTAAATCAGTGGGATTTTAGGCGAGTGAAATGTTCCTCTGGATATTATTATATTTTTGACCGGCCCTTTTTAAAAAAAGACATCATTACTAATAAGCAAATTCTTGTTATTATAAGAAACATTGGAAAAGAAACGGATTTTAACAGCCAATACCAGGCTATGAAATACATATCCTATACTTTTACTTTTGTAATCAGTATTATTGGTCTTTTACTGATCGGCGCTGTCTCTTCCCGACTTACAATTCCTATGAAAGAAATAAAAGATACTGCTGATACTATCGGTATCGAAGGTAATCTTGCAAAGCGTATTGAATCTGCTACTGCATTTAAAGAAATGGATGCTATGATTCAGGCAAATAATCGTATGATGGACCGATTAGAAGATCTGTTTCATCAACAACAGCAATTTACCTCTGATGTTGCTCATGAACTTCGAACCCCTGCATCTATTATATCAGCAGAATGTCAATATTTAAAAAAATATGGGGGAACAATAAACGATTATATGGATTCCCTGACTGTAATCGCACGTCAAAATGCAAAAACAAATGAAATTATTACTCAGCTTCTTCAACTTTCCCGCTTAGAACAGGGGAGAATAAAAGAAGACTTTGAATACTCCTGTTTAAAAGATCTTATTGAATCTATTTGTGAGGCAGAACCACTTCGTATGCAAAAACAAATATCTGTTCAATATGATCTCAAAAACATATCTATTTACATGAACATAAGCCTTATGGCTATCGCTATCAAAAATCTTATAAATAATGCGATGAAATATAGCGAAAACCAGTCTTTTGTCAAACTTAGATTATGGGAAAAAGACAATCTTGCTATTTTTGAAATAGAAGATCATGGGTGTGGTATGGACGAAGAAACACAGAAGCACATTTACGACCGTTTTTATCGTGCAGATAAATCCAGGAATACACCGGGCTTTGGATTGGGACTTTCTCTGGTACAGAAAATCACAGAATTGCATAAAGGATCAATATCTGTAAAAAGTAAAGTGAATGAAGGCTCTATTTTTACACTTTCTCTCCCCAAAGAAGCAGCTATTTCTAATATGCGGTCACAGGAAGCTTTTTAA